The following nucleotide sequence is from Lacinutrix sp. Hel_I_90.
GGTTCAGTACCTTTTGCAGCATACTATAAAATTCAAGACAGTCCTTTTTCTATCAATAATTTGGTGTCTACAGGTGCCTATTGTACTGGAGGAGATTATCTTTTAACAATAGATAATCCAGGAACTGGAGAAAATGATTCTCCGTTAAATTATCCATCGCTTACCTTTAACTGGTTTATAGAAACGGGTCCTACGACTTCGTCACCAGTAGGAGGTAGTGGTCCTACGCTTTCCGTAAACCAACCAGGTACTTATTTTGTAGAGACTGATTATGGTACTTGTACTTCTAATTCTTTTTCAAACCGTGTTACCATTAGTGAAGCGACATCGGGAACTGCTACTGCTACTATTTCTTCAAGTTTAGGCAATCCTTTTTGCCCAGATCAAGGCTTAACCACTTTAACTACAATAGGAGGAGATAGTTATCAATGGTTTTTAGATGGTATAGCCATTCCAGGGGCAACAGATCAAATGTATCAAACCGATCAATCGGGTGTTTTTTCAGTACGGGTTGATTTAGGGTCTTGTCAGGCTTCCGGTTCAATAGATTTGGACAGTGAAGGCTTTTCTAGTAGTATCGATGTTTTAGAAGAAAACACCATCGATATCGAATCGGGAGAAACATTAGTAGCAACTGTAACAACGACGGCTGCCAATCCTGTATTCCAATGGTACTTAAATGATGTAATCATTTCTGGAGCTACAGCAAATAGTTATGAAGTAACAGAAATAGGTAATTATAAAGTAGAAATTACACAAACTACGGGATGTACCGTTACTACAGAATTTCTTTTTGCGGTAAATGTTCCTTTTAATCCATTTCCAGAGGTAGAAAACATACCCAATCTTATAAGTCCAAATGGAGATGGTATAAATGATACTTGGGTTATTCCTCAAGATTATGTTGATGGAACAGGTTCTGAAATTACAATAATGAGTAATCAAGGAGAAACAGTTTTTCAAACAAAAGAGTATCAAAATGATTGGCCCCAAGATGACTTAAATCTTACAAGCGTAAATCAAATTTATTATTATATTATTGCAACCCCAGATAAAGAGCCCAAGAAAGGTTCAATTACTATAGTCAAATAGCATGAAATTAATTTTAGCTTTCCTACTACTATTCTGTACTACACAGACCCTCCATGCTCAAGAAGATGGAGTGGTTGCTCTTGCTCTACCAGTAAGAAATGCCTTAAAATTTAATAGATACGTAATCAATCCTACGTTTAGTTTGGTGAGAGAGCAAAACACATATATAAGTATCACTAATAAAAGGGAGTGGGTTCAATTTGAAAATGCACCAGAAACTTATTTAGCAAGCTATTCTGGAAGATTTAGCGAGAATATTGGTGTTGGTATTGGATTATTTCAACAAAAATATGGTGTTTTAAATACTTTTGGAGGGCTTCTAAATTTTGCTTACAATGTTAATCTTCAAACCGATAGTAATTTAACATTTGGTTTAAATGTTGGCTTTTATAAGAGTGGAATAAACGCTGGTGCAGTAGTAACAAACAATCCAGATCCATCATTAGAGACCATACCTTCAAATTCATTACTCACAATTAATCCGGGATTAAATTATGGTACTGGTTTTTTTGATTTTGGCGTAGCTGTAAATAATCTTGTGCTCTATAATATTAATGCGTCAGAAATGATTCAGGATAATCCAGAGCAAGCTATTCAGACCCATATTATGTACACAGGTTACATGGACACCCGTGGCTTTTTTGATGAAAGTAAATTTTCAGGTTTAATAAAATCAGAATTTAAAAAAGAAAAAACCGTTTTATCAGGAATAGCAATGCTAACGGTTCCTAAAGGGATATGGGCGCAGGCAGGCTATAATACCTTATACGGCGTTTCAGGAGGAGTGGGTATAAATATAAGCACTAATATTGCCATAGAATATAATTTTGAGAAATCCATTGGCGATTTAGCCACTTTTGGAACTTCTCATGAAGTAACACTAGCTTACAAGTTTAATAGTAAAAATAATTATTTTTATAGTGGAGATGATGATGATGAAGTATCACTTTTCGCACGATCTCAAAGAGCTAAAAGAAGAAAAGCCGCAAGGACAAAACCAATATTAGACTCAGCGGCAAGAGCGGAATTAGCTGAAGCTAGAGCTCAAGAGATTGCTGATAAAAGAGCTCAGGCACAATTGGATATAGAAGCCAGAAAACAAGAAAGATTAGCGGCTAGAGAAGAAATTAGATTAGCCGCTGAAGCAAGGGAGAAAGAGAGAGTAGATAGGCTATCGCAAACCGATGCAGAGGCGCAGGCGAAACTTGCAGCAGAAGCAAAAGCTTTGGCAGAAGCAGAAGAGCAAGCAAGATTAGCTGCACTA
It contains:
- a CDS encoding gliding motility-associated C-terminal domain-containing protein gives rise to the protein MQKVTISNKLFIGLCFFVLFFTEQLQAQIVIATPNLGFSQACASASFNTYNTSFVFSPEAGLGPTNQFEVWLSDANGDFSNEIRIFTSAAGAVTTSPATLSFPFPTDTAGEGYRIKIKSTAPVASSAGSVPFAAYYKIQDSPFSINNLVSTGAYCTGGDYLLTIDNPGTGENDSPLNYPSLTFNWFIETGPTTSSPVGGSGPTLSVNQPGTYFVETDYGTCTSNSFSNRVTISEATSGTATATISSSLGNPFCPDQGLTTLTTIGGDSYQWFLDGIAIPGATDQMYQTDQSGVFSVRVDLGSCQASGSIDLDSEGFSSSIDVLEENTIDIESGETLVATVTTTAANPVFQWYLNDVIISGATANSYEVTEIGNYKVEITQTTGCTVTTEFLFAVNVPFNPFPEVENIPNLISPNGDGINDTWVIPQDYVDGTGSEITIMSNQGETVFQTKEYQNDWPQDDLNLTSVNQIYYYIIATPDKEPKKGSITIVK